In Duganella zoogloeoides, a single genomic region encodes these proteins:
- a CDS encoding Glu/Leu/Phe/Val family dehydrogenase codes for MTTAHQQHVLPSYLNPDDLGPWGVYLQQIDRVTPHLGSLSRWVETLKRPKRILTVDVPIERDDGTISHYEGYRVQHNMSRGPGKGGVRFHQDVTLSEVMALSAWMTVKNAAVNVPYGGAKGGIRVDPKTLSRGELQRLTRRYTSEISLIIGPNKDIPAPDVNTNEQVMAWMMDSYAMIEGNLSTGVVTGKPISLGGSLGRREATGRGVFVVGREAAAQRGVAIEGARVAIQGFGNVGGVAATMFADAGAKVIAVQDHTGTVVNEGGLDIAQLHKHVAEAGSVTGFPGAEAFLDRDAFWGIESDILIPAALEQQITAENAPRIRTKIILEGANGPTTPEADDILTDKDVLIVPDVLANAGGVTVSYFEWVQDFSSFFWSEDEINARLTHIMQDAFKSVWAVSQEKKVTLRTATFILACTRVLQAREVRGLYP; via the coding sequence ATGACCACCGCGCACCAGCAGCACGTATTGCCTTCCTACCTCAATCCCGACGACCTGGGTCCATGGGGCGTCTACCTGCAGCAGATCGACCGCGTGACGCCGCATCTCGGCTCGCTGTCGCGCTGGGTGGAAACCCTCAAGCGCCCCAAGCGCATCCTGACGGTCGATGTGCCGATCGAACGTGACGACGGCACCATCTCGCACTACGAGGGTTACCGTGTGCAGCACAATATGTCGCGTGGTCCGGGCAAGGGCGGCGTGCGCTTCCACCAGGATGTGACGCTGTCGGAAGTGATGGCATTGTCGGCGTGGATGACGGTGAAAAATGCAGCGGTCAACGTGCCCTACGGCGGCGCCAAGGGCGGTATCCGCGTCGATCCGAAAACCCTGTCGCGCGGCGAACTGCAGCGCCTCACGCGCCGCTACACCAGCGAAATCAGCCTGATCATCGGACCAAACAAGGACATCCCGGCGCCCGACGTCAACACCAACGAACAGGTAATGGCCTGGATGATGGACTCGTACGCCATGATCGAAGGTAACCTGTCCACCGGCGTGGTGACCGGCAAGCCGATCTCGCTCGGTGGCTCGCTGGGCCGGCGCGAAGCGACCGGCCGTGGCGTATTCGTGGTGGGCCGCGAAGCGGCAGCACAGCGCGGCGTGGCCATCGAAGGCGCCCGGGTCGCCATCCAGGGCTTCGGTAACGTGGGCGGCGTGGCCGCCACCATGTTTGCGGACGCCGGCGCCAAGGTCATCGCGGTGCAGGACCATACCGGCACCGTCGTCAACGAAGGCGGCCTCGATATCGCCCAATTGCACAAGCACGTGGCCGAAGCGGGCAGCGTGACCGGCTTCCCCGGCGCCGAAGCCTTCCTGGACCGCGACGCGTTCTGGGGTATCGAGTCCGACATCCTGATTCCGGCTGCACTGGAACAGCAGATCACGGCGGAAAACGCACCGCGCATCCGCACCAAGATCATCCTGGAAGGCGCCAACGGCCCGACCACGCCGGAAGCGGACGACATCCTGACCGACAAGGACGTGCTGATCGTGCCCGATGTGCTGGCTAACGCCGGCGGCGTAACTGTGTCATACTTCGAATGGGTACAGGACTTCTCGAGCTTCTTCTGGAGCGAGGACGAAATCAACGCCCGCCTGACGCACATCATGCAAGACGCCTTCAAGTCGGTATGGGCCGTGTCGCAGGAGAAGAAGGTAACGCTGCGCACCGCGACCTTCATTCTTGCCTGCACTCGGGTGCTGCAGGCCCGCGAAGTTCGCGGCCTGTACCCTTGA
- a CDS encoding LysR substrate-binding domain-containing protein, giving the protein METKWLEDFISLVETNNFSRSAALRHVTQPAFSRRIQSLENWLGTDLVDRTSYPTRLTPAGIVFYEQALEMLAQINGARDMLRSKRAAAQNSIDLAVPHTLSLTFVPKWLTALEADFAPINSRLMAVNVHDAVLQLVEGGCDLLLCYHHPRQPVQLDPSRYDMLVLGRESLRAYARCDKNRVPEFVLPGTRKAPLPFLSYTNNAYLGRMVELILGDAKPPLHLEPHYETDMAEGLKMMALEGRGIAFLPESAVTRELKQKQLARADNNSADWEIEMDIRLYRERPSAQRRGKAIVGRLWDFLEQRQNDKAPRRRVPASER; this is encoded by the coding sequence ATGGAAACCAAATGGCTCGAAGACTTCATCTCGCTGGTGGAGACCAATAACTTCAGCCGCTCGGCGGCGCTGCGCCATGTGACGCAACCGGCATTCTCGCGCCGCATCCAGTCGCTGGAAAACTGGCTCGGCACGGATCTCGTGGACCGCACGTCGTATCCCACCCGCCTGACCCCGGCCGGCATCGTGTTCTACGAACAGGCGCTGGAGATGCTGGCGCAAATCAACGGCGCGCGCGACATGCTGCGCTCCAAGCGCGCGGCCGCGCAGAACAGCATCGACCTGGCCGTGCCGCACACGCTGTCGCTCACGTTCGTGCCCAAGTGGCTCACCGCGCTGGAAGCCGATTTTGCGCCAATCAACAGCCGCCTGATGGCGGTCAACGTCCACGACGCCGTGCTGCAACTGGTGGAAGGCGGCTGCGACCTGCTGCTGTGCTATCACCATCCGCGCCAGCCGGTGCAGCTCGACCCGTCGCGCTACGACATGCTGGTGCTGGGCCGCGAATCGCTGCGCGCCTACGCCCGCTGCGACAAGAACCGCGTGCCGGAATTCGTGCTGCCCGGCACCCGCAAGGCGCCGCTGCCGTTCCTCTCGTACACCAACAACGCCTACCTGGGCCGCATGGTGGAACTGATCCTCGGCGACGCCAAGCCGCCGCTGCACCTGGAACCCCACTACGAAACCGACATGGCCGAAGGCCTGAAAATGATGGCGTTGGAGGGCCGGGGCATCGCATTTTTACCCGAGTCGGCGGTCACCCGTGAACTCAAACAAAAGCAGCTGGCGCGGGCCGACAACAACAGCGCCGATTGGGAGATCGAGATGGATATCCGCCTGTACCGCGAACGCCCGTCGGCCCAGCGGCGCGGCAAGGCCATCGTGGGGCGCCTGTGGGATTTCCTCGAACAGCGCCAGAACGACAAGGCGCCGCGCCGGCGCGTGCCGGCCTCGGAGCGATAA
- a CDS encoding MFS transporter has translation MSTGKPRSALMGNLNFRWLLRGGAISMLGDQLTMIALPWLVLSLTGDPLALGLSIALMSIPRAVFILLGGALVDRHSPKRVLMLSKYANAALLALLASALLLDRHVPLALLYALAFGLGLAQAFGIPAGTSILPQAVPAEHLQAANGMLMGLRQLSMLAGPLLAAGVLALGSGGAGAEPAGLALAFGLDAASFLLSAWTLSRVALIAAPAASTAAPEPVLRAVGAGLRMVWDDQPMRLCFIYWGVVALFIGGAMQVAVPVLAGALHGASTLGLLMGANGAGTLLGMGIAAKAGDRITLLTFGSTILAADALVGLLVMPLGAAGTLWQAVLPMLAIGAVSGYMQIGVFTWIQRRVAPAMMGRAMSIFMFIFMGLAPLSAAGTGWLLTLISLSQLFVGGGIILVVFAALAWLLTPMRAITAAPLNDTPQPH, from the coding sequence ATGAGTACCGGCAAACCGCGTAGCGCCCTGATGGGCAACCTCAATTTCCGCTGGCTGCTGCGCGGCGGCGCAATCTCCATGCTGGGTGACCAGCTGACCATGATCGCCCTGCCATGGCTGGTGCTGTCGCTCACCGGCGACCCGCTGGCGCTCGGTCTGTCTATCGCCCTGATGAGCATACCGCGCGCGGTATTCATCCTGCTTGGCGGCGCGCTGGTGGACCGCCACTCACCCAAGCGCGTGCTCATGCTCAGCAAGTACGCCAACGCGGCCTTGCTGGCACTGCTGGCATCGGCACTGCTGCTGGACCGGCACGTGCCGCTGGCGCTGCTCTATGCGCTGGCGTTCGGCCTGGGCCTGGCGCAGGCATTCGGCATTCCGGCCGGAACGTCGATCTTGCCGCAGGCAGTGCCGGCGGAGCATCTGCAGGCGGCCAACGGCATGCTGATGGGACTGCGCCAGTTGTCGATGCTGGCCGGGCCGCTACTGGCGGCCGGGGTACTGGCGCTGGGCAGTGGCGGCGCTGGCGCCGAGCCGGCGGGGCTGGCGCTGGCATTCGGCCTCGATGCCGCCAGCTTTTTGCTGTCCGCATGGACGCTGTCGCGGGTGGCGCTGATCGCCGCGCCGGCAGCTTCCACCGCTGCGCCGGAGCCGGTGCTGCGCGCCGTGGGCGCGGGGCTGCGCATGGTGTGGGACGATCAGCCGATGCGCCTGTGCTTCATCTACTGGGGCGTGGTGGCGCTGTTCATCGGCGGCGCCATGCAGGTGGCGGTGCCGGTGCTGGCTGGCGCACTGCACGGTGCGTCCACGCTCGGGCTGCTGATGGGCGCCAACGGCGCCGGCACCTTGCTGGGCATGGGCATCGCTGCCAAGGCCGGCGACCGGATAACGCTGCTCACGTTCGGCAGCACCATCCTGGCGGCCGATGCGCTGGTCGGGCTGCTGGTGATGCCGCTCGGCGCCGCCGGCACGCTGTGGCAGGCGGTGCTGCCGATGCTGGCCATCGGCGCCGTGTCTGGCTATATGCAGATCGGCGTGTTCACCTGGATCCAGCGCCGGGTAGCGCCGGCCATGATGGGCCGCGCCATGAGCATCTTCATGTTCATCTTCATGGGACTGGCGCCGCTGTCGGCGGCGGGTACCGGATGGCTGCTGACGCTGATCTCGCTGTCGCAATTGTTCGTCGGCGGTGGCATCATACTGGTGGTGTTTGCGGCGCTGGCCTGGCTGCTCACGCCCATGCGCGCCATCACGGCCGCGCCGCTTAACGATACGCCGCAACCGCACTAA
- a CDS encoding MarR family winged helix-turn-helix transcriptional regulator, protein MEHDNPPVAPGLEFTLRLARAQATLVRRLDQVLGGYHGISFGDFMLLHYLSRAPGGRLRRVDLAERQGLTASGVTRTLLPLEKIGLVERQQDPRDARVAYAAITPTGRELLDNAVVVAEQISRDLLRSCPPAQLSEMSTALGLIAGMNASNS, encoded by the coding sequence ATGGAACACGACAATCCGCCAGTGGCGCCCGGCCTGGAATTCACCCTGCGCCTGGCCCGCGCGCAAGCCACGCTGGTACGCCGGCTCGACCAGGTGTTGGGCGGCTACCACGGCATCAGCTTTGGCGACTTCATGCTGCTGCACTACCTGAGCCGCGCACCGGGCGGCCGCCTGCGCCGGGTGGACCTGGCCGAGCGCCAGGGCCTGACCGCCTCCGGCGTCACCCGTACCCTGCTGCCGCTGGAAAAAATCGGCCTGGTCGAACGCCAGCAAGACCCGCGCGACGCCCGCGTGGCGTATGCCGCCATCACCCCCACCGGGCGCGAACTGCTGGACAACGCGGTGGTGGTCGCCGAGCAGATCAGCCGTGACTTGCTGCGCAGCTGCCCGCCGGCGCAGTTGAGCGAAATGAGCACCGCGCTGGGCCTGATCGCCGGCATGAACGCGTCCAATTCCTGA
- a CDS encoding cation:proton antiporter: MHMGTTEIFLIAMLLIFAVPYLIWRVGGTDYYAPLVIVQIITGVILGPGILGRAYPEYYTFVFNPQVVQSLNGIAWWAVMIFVMLAGIELDLKKAWEHRRESTVTASLALGTPLLFGCIAAAGMLGFAGWIGPKAQSWQFVLGVGMACAVTALPILILLMEKLEILRENIGQRILRYASLDDIAIWAVLAVIMLDWDRVTRQLGFIGVFIVATRLFRMLMARLEERDRWFVALIWLVAVSFAADWAGLHYMVGAFLAGAVMDAHWFAQQRLDFMRQTVLITIMPVYFLSAGLRTNWAVGGSAVFIAAAVLLAASLSGKLIGTHIAGRILKWGPGEASIIGWLLQTKALIMIIFSNILLDKGLITNETFTALLLMAIASTMLTVPMVYPKLRRAAQLIVKTS; this comes from the coding sequence ATGCACATGGGTACTACCGAAATTTTCCTGATCGCAATGCTGTTGATTTTTGCCGTGCCCTACCTGATCTGGCGCGTGGGCGGCACCGACTACTACGCGCCGCTGGTAATCGTGCAGATCATCACCGGCGTGATCCTCGGGCCCGGCATCCTCGGCCGCGCCTATCCCGAGTACTACACCTTCGTGTTCAATCCGCAGGTGGTGCAATCGCTTAACGGCATCGCCTGGTGGGCGGTGATGATATTCGTGATGCTGGCCGGGATCGAACTCGATCTGAAAAAGGCCTGGGAGCACCGCCGCGAGAGCACGGTTACCGCCAGCCTGGCGCTGGGCACGCCGCTGCTGTTCGGTTGCATCGCCGCGGCCGGCATGCTGGGCTTTGCCGGCTGGATCGGTCCGAAGGCGCAGTCGTGGCAGTTCGTGCTGGGCGTGGGCATGGCGTGCGCCGTGACGGCGCTGCCGATCCTGATTTTGCTGATGGAAAAGCTCGAGATCCTGCGCGAGAACATCGGCCAGCGCATCCTGCGCTACGCCAGCCTCGACGACATTGCCATCTGGGCGGTGCTGGCCGTGATCATGCTCGACTGGGACCGCGTGACACGCCAGCTGGGTTTCATCGGGGTGTTCATCGTCGCCACCCGGCTGTTCCGCATGTTGATGGCCAGGCTCGAGGAGCGCGACCGCTGGTTTGTCGCGCTGATCTGGCTGGTGGCGGTATCGTTCGCGGCCGACTGGGCCGGCTTGCACTACATGGTGGGCGCATTCCTGGCCGGCGCCGTGATGGATGCACACTGGTTCGCCCAGCAGCGGCTGGACTTCATGCGCCAGACCGTCCTGATCACGATCATGCCCGTGTACTTCCTCAGCGCGGGCCTGCGCACCAACTGGGCGGTGGGCGGATCGGCCGTGTTCATCGCGGCGGCAGTGCTGCTGGCGGCGTCGTTGTCGGGCAAGCTGATCGGCACCCACATCGCCGGCCGTATCCTGAAATGGGGGCCGGGCGAAGCGTCCATCATCGGCTGGCTGTTGCAGACCAAGGCGCTGATCATGATCATCTTTTCCAACATCCTGCTCGACAAGGGCCTGATTACCAACGAGACCTTTACCGCGCTGCTGCTGATGGCCATTGCCAGCACCATGCTGACGGTGCCGATGGTGTATCCGAAATTGCGGCGCGCGGCGCAGTTGATCGTTAAAACCAGCTGA
- a CDS encoding DUF3297 family protein: MNEPIQTPQQPALPDRLSIDPRSPHHVAAVFEHEVGITFNGKERMDVDEYCISEGWIKVPAGKAVDRRGNPMLIKLKGVVTAFYK, translated from the coding sequence ATGAACGAACCTATCCAAACCCCACAACAGCCTGCGCTGCCAGATCGCCTGTCGATCGACCCGCGCAGCCCGCACCACGTTGCCGCCGTGTTCGAACACGAAGTTGGCATCACCTTCAACGGCAAAGAACGCATGGATGTCGACGAGTACTGCATCAGCGAAGGCTGGATCAAAGTCCCGGCCGGCAAGGCAGTCGATCGCCGCGGCAACCCGATGCTGATCAAGCTCAAAGGCGTGGTCACCGCGTTTTACAAGTAA
- a CDS encoding MFS transporter translates to MPTTIKSPATPAFSRYQKIVVALLAFLQFAVILDFMIMSPLGAVIMPALAIGPAEFGLVVSAYAFSAGISGLLTAGFADRYDRKKLLLFFYSGFILGTVWCGLAQSFEALVIARVVTGLFGGVIGSVVLAIATDLFAPSMRGRVMGLIQTAFAASQVLGIPISIYLSNHWDWHVPFLALAAFGLVGGLVVAWQMEPVNAHLDKPQEHSPWMHLYHTVKVPHHLLAFATTALLTMGGFMLMPFSSAYIVNNLGIDMQHLPTVYLVTGICTIFAGPMIGRIADRRGKFPVFLFGTIVSIVTVVIYTHLPRISLPVLIVLNAIMFVGIFSRMIPFQALAASIPPPTQRGAFNAISASLQQLAGGVASVVAGHVVSQGADGRLQHFDVIGYLMVATSLGSLVLVRMLDQRAPARP, encoded by the coding sequence ATGCCAACAACAATAAAATCGCCAGCAACCCCAGCGTTCTCGCGCTACCAGAAAATCGTCGTCGCCCTGCTCGCCTTCCTGCAGTTTGCCGTGATCCTCGACTTCATGATCATGTCGCCACTGGGCGCGGTGATCATGCCGGCGCTTGCCATCGGTCCCGCCGAATTCGGCCTGGTGGTGTCGGCCTACGCATTCAGCGCCGGCATTTCCGGCTTGCTCACGGCTGGATTTGCCGACCGTTACGACCGCAAAAAACTGCTGCTGTTCTTTTACTCGGGCTTTATCCTCGGCACCGTGTGGTGCGGGCTGGCGCAGAGTTTCGAGGCGCTGGTGATCGCGCGCGTGGTGACCGGCTTGTTTGGCGGCGTGATCGGGTCCGTGGTGCTGGCAATTGCCACCGACCTGTTCGCACCTTCCATGCGGGGCCGCGTGATGGGGCTGATCCAGACCGCGTTTGCCGCCAGCCAGGTGCTCGGCATCCCGATCAGCATTTATCTGTCCAACCACTGGGACTGGCATGTGCCGTTCCTGGCGCTGGCCGCTTTCGGCCTGGTCGGTGGCCTGGTGGTGGCGTGGCAGATGGAGCCGGTCAATGCCCACCTGGACAAGCCGCAGGAACACAGCCCCTGGATGCACCTGTATCACACGGTCAAAGTGCCGCACCACCTGCTGGCTTTTGCCACCACCGCCTTGCTGACCATGGGCGGCTTCATGCTGATGCCGTTCAGCAGCGCCTACATCGTCAACAACCTCGGCATCGACATGCAGCATTTGCCCACCGTGTACCTGGTCACCGGCATTTGCACCATCTTTGCCGGGCCGATGATCGGCCGTATCGCCGACAGGCGCGGCAAGTTCCCGGTGTTTTTGTTCGGTACCATCGTCTCGATCGTTACCGTGGTGATTTATACCCACCTGCCGCGGATTTCGCTGCCGGTGCTGATCGTGCTCAACGCCATCATGTTCGTGGGGATTTTCTCGCGCATGATCCCGTTCCAGGCGCTGGCAGCCTCGATCCCGCCGCCCACCCAGCGTGGCGCCTTCAACGCCATCAGCGCGTCGCTGCAGCAACTGGCCGGCGGTGTGGCGTCCGTGGTGGCCGGACATGTCGTCAGCCAGGGCGCCGATGGGCGCCTGCAACACTTCGATGTGATCGGCTATTTGATGGTGGCGACGTCGCTCGGATCGCTGGTACTGGTGCGCATGCTCGACCAGCGCGCCCCGGCACGGCCGTAG